In Musa acuminata AAA Group cultivar baxijiao chromosome BXJ2-10, Cavendish_Baxijiao_AAA, whole genome shotgun sequence, a genomic segment contains:
- the LOC135624529 gene encoding uncharacterized protein LOC135624529 — translation MSSGEVRKVSRQDIQLVQNLIERCLQLYMDQKEVVETLSLQAKIEPSFTQLVWQKLEEENREFFEAYHVRLILKNQILVFNRLLEKQVELMQEACPTGISTISLPNGSNAPALHLAPSCYMSQQTSTSARLDDMLCAGGFTSALVNGGPSGHGNYLGNDSAILAGSMNASTSMLSTPNTNMGRIPGMNGMIVKSEPNYPNNSEFPFGNDNSMLEAHQPIGDTSAGSFGSSELSGQPLQDNLLDIDTSSLGFGQIPRNFSFSDLADDFTHCSDILENYDRSPYLPPDSNNLSDSPAREFKEEDIRKLDTISEGVSYEEFGSD, via the exons ATGTCGAGTGGAGAAGTAAGGAAGGTGTCCCGTCAGGACATACAACTC GTTCAGAATCTTATTGAACGATGCCTGCAGCTGTATATGGACCAGAAAGAAGTAGTTGAAACTTTATCTTTGCAGGCAAAGATAGAGCCTAGTTTTACTCAACTTG TTTGGCAAAAACTTGAGGAGGAAAATCGAGAatttttcgaagcatatcatgttAGACTGATTCTTAAGAACCAAATATTGGTTTTTAACAGGCTTCTTGAGAAACAGGTTGAGCTGATGCAGGAAGCATGTCCTACTGGAATTTCTACCATATCCCTTCCCAATGGCTCTAATGCTCCTGCTT TGCATCTAGCTCCATCGTGCTATATGTCTCAGCAAACTTCTACGTCAGCAAGGCTAGATGACATGCTTTGTGCTGGAGGTTTCACAAGTGCTCTTGTAAATGGTGGGCCATCAGGACATGGAAACTACCTTGGGAATGATTCTGCAATTCTTGCTGGGAGCATGAATGCCTCAACAAGTATGCTATCCACTCCAAACACCAACATGGGAAGGATTCCTGGGATGAACGGAATGATTGTTAAGTCAGAACCTAATTATCCCAACAATTCTGAATTCCCATTCGGTAATGATAACAGCATGTTGGAAGCACACCAACCAATTGGAGATACTTCAGCTGGGTCCTTTGGTAGCTCAGAGTTGAGTGGCCAACCATTACAAGATAATCTCCTCGATATCGATACATCTTCGCTTGGATTTGGTCAGATTCCCCGAAATTTCAGTTTTTCGGATCTAGCAGATGACTTTACTCACTGTTCTG ATATCCTGGAGAACTATGATCGGTCTCCTTATCTTCCACCTGATTCAAATAACTTGTCAGACTCTCCGGCAAGGGAATTTAAAG AGGAAGACATTAGAAAGCTAGACACCATATCTGAAGGAGTCAGTTACGAGGAATTTGGAAGCGACTGA
- the LOC135625617 gene encoding AT-hook motif nuclear-localized protein 26-like, whose translation MDPIKASTHGHHLPPPFHNRDFHHPLHPFQHLQQQQQPPPAVEEEHSGTSGLHRGMKRDYDGDNNDGNDGGDGKELVSALSGEGDMVRKPRGRPAGSRNKPKPPIIINQDSANALSSHVMEIAGGCDIVDGVATFARRRQRGVCVLSGSGTVANVTLRQPASPGAVVNLHGRFEILSLSGSFLPPPAPPAATGLTIYLAGGQGQIVGGSVVGPLIASGPVIIMAASFGNAAYERLPLDDEEPLQAQQGGLGSPGLVGQSPPLQQQQLHDPSNPLLHGLPPNLLNNVQLPGEPHGWATGGGGRTPY comes from the coding sequence ATGGATCCGATTAAAGCCTCCACACATGGCCACCATCTCCCTCCTCCGTTCCACAACCGAGACTTCCACCACCCGCTCCACCCCTTCCAGCATcttcagcagcagcaacagccgcCGCCTGCGGTGGAAGAGGAGCACAGCGGCACCAGCGGCCTCCACCGCGGCATGAAGCGCGACTACGACGGGGATAACAACGATGGGAACGATGGGGGAGACGGCAAGGAGCTGGTTTCGGCGCTGTCCGGCGAGGGGGATATGGTTCGGAAGCCGCGCGGCCGCCCCGCCGGGTCCAGGAACAAGCCGAAGCCGCCCATCATCATCAACCAGGACAGCGCCAACGCGCTGAGCTCCCACGTGATGGAGATCGCCGGGGGGTGCGACATCGTCGACGGCGTCGCCACCTTCGCCCGCCGCCGGCAGCGCGGCGTCTGCGTCCTCAGCGGCAGCGGCACTGTCGCCAACGTCACCCTGCGCCAGCCGGCCTCCCCCGGTGCGGTCGTCAACCTCCACGGCCGGTTCGAGATACTCTCCCTCTCCGGATCCTTCCTGCCGCCGCCCGCGCCGCCCGCGGCCACGGGCCTGACCATCTACTTAGCCGGCGGGCAGGGTCAGATCGTCGGCGGCAGCGTCGTGGGGCCACTGATAGCCTCCGGCCCAGTGATCATAATGGCAGCATCCTTCGGAAACGCCGCCTACGAGCGGCTCCCCCTGGACGACGAGGAGCCCCTTCAAGCTCAGCAAGGTGGCCTTGGCTCTCCGGGACTGGTCGGCCAGTCTCCCccactgcagcagcagcagctgcacgACCCCAGCAATCCACTTCTCCATGGTCTGCCGCCGAACCTGCTCAACAATGTGCAATTGCCAGGCGAGCCTCACGGCTGGGCCACCGGCGGAGGAGGACGCACGCCCTACTGA
- the LOC104000450 gene encoding protein EXORDIUM-like 7 → MAMGKMSRLCLLFLSSLSCFSAIALSWQQPRPETVDLAYHMGPVLTSPVNIYTIWYGHWEAAPQGIIRDFLLSLSAPSPSPSVGDWWRTVRLYTDQTGSNVTGSFVLAGELHDSAYSHGATLSRLAIQSVIRSAVAAHPQRLPLDPRNGLYLVLTSPDVEVEDFCREVCGFHYFTFPAVVGVTVPYAWVGHSGSQCPGMCAYPFALPEYMVGVHNASGGVRALGAPNRDVGADGMISVIAHELAETSSDPLINAWYAGDDPAAPAEIADLCVGVYGSGAGGGYVGSVFKGSEGEAYNLHGVNGRRFLVQWVWNPVKMTCFGPNAMD, encoded by the coding sequence ATGGCCATGGGAAAGATGAGCAGGCTgtgtcttctcttcctctcctcgctCTCTTGCTTCTCTGCCATTGCCTTGTCATGGCAGCAGCCTCGCCCAGAGACGGTCGACCTTGCGTACCACATGGGGCCTGTCCTCACCTCCCCCGTTAACATCTACACCATATGGTATGGCCACTGGGAGGCAGCTCCACAAGGCATCATCAGGGACTTCCTGCTCTCCCTCTCCGCCCCTTCTCCTTCCCCCTCCGTCGGCGACTGGTGGCGCACCGTCCGCCTCTACACCGACCAAACCGGCTCCAACGTCACCGGCAGCTTCGTGCTGGCCGGCGAGCTGCACGACTCGGCCTACTCGCACGGCGCCACGCTGTCCCGCCTCGCCATCCAGTCCGTCATCAGGTCCGCCGTcgccgcccacccgcagcggctgcCGCTGGACCCGCGCAACGGGCTCTACCTGGTCCTCACCTCGCCCGACGTGGAGGTGGAGGACTTCTGCCGGGAGGTCTGCGGCTTCCACTACTTCACCTTCCCGGCTGTGGTCGGCGTGACGGTGCCGTACGCGTGGGTGGGGCACAGCGGCTCGCAGTGCCCGGGGATGTGCGCTTACCCGTTCGCGCTGCCGGAATACATGGTGGGGGTTCACAACGCGAGCGGCGGCGTTCGGGCTCTCGGAGCGCCCAACCGGGACGTGGGCGCCGACGGCATGATCAGCGTGATAGCCCACGAACTGGCGGAGACGTCGAGCGATCCGCTGATCAATGCGTGGTACGCGGGCGACGACCCGGCCGCCCCGGCGGAGATCGCCGACCTCTGCGTCGGGGTCTACGGGTCGGGAGCGGGAGGCGGGTACGTTGGGAGCGTGTTCAAGGGATCAGAGGGGGAGGCTTACAACCTGCATGGGGTGAACGGGAGGAGGTTTCTTGTGCAGTGGGTGTGGAACCCTGTAAAGATGACTTGTTTTGGTCCAAATGCCATGGATTAA
- the LOC104000455 gene encoding plant UBX domain-containing protein 8 isoform X2, whose protein sequence is MQTDDAFDSGPLRPSFPLLSATRDVNPFSLLDSKFGLFSSLFDGGGASSFPRHGPRVSHPREVREIPIDFKDDNRGSGPSGVGPRIEEVTGNETAHGHEIHGTVIIDDEDDDGIQPTHGGHGVKSSADTSLGQCAGPSVSPLADMTDYSNEIEEEMIKAAIEASKREAQQHDIHDHPKSPATDDTDLARAVSLSLKTAEQERVLRQQGVYVGENPSIMEVDDAEKDAAFNGRHGFVSADTGTSSQVKSEEENPFVLEESEDIEEQPLVRHRSRHLTPANVDSADSGQVSYSASGPPQPIDRHPQHNGHVFENDEWGGISSEEHDEAVMLEAAMFGGIPDGTSYRFGYPPRQMPRPPSPTLTAQRLLREQQDDEYLAALQADREKELKAQQEAQLRHLEETAAREAALQKQKHEEEENQKKQLEEEELELKLAAKQSLLPQEPSLDDGNAVTLLVRMPDGSRRGRRFLKSDKLQLLFDYIDVGKVVKPGSYRLVRPYPRRAFTEEETQLSLSELGLTSKQEALFLELI, encoded by the exons ATGCAGACAGATGACGCTTTTGACAGTGGGCCTCTAAGGCCTTCTTTTCCATTATTATCTGCTACTCGAGATGTGAACCCATTTTCTCTGCTTGATTCAAAATTTGGCCTTTTTTCAAGCCTTTTTGATGGTGGAGGTGCTTCCAGTTTTCCTAGACATGGTCCACGTGTTTCTCACCCAAGGGAGGTAAGGGAAATTCCCATTGATTTCAAGGATGACAACAGAGGAAGTGGACCTTCTGGTGTAGGACCTAGAATTGAGGAGGTCACTGGAAATGAAACTGCACATGGTCATGAGATTCATGGCACTGTCATCattgatgatgaagatgatgatggcaTTCAACCTACTCATGGTGGTCATGGTGTTAAATCCTCTGCTGACACCTCTCTTGGTCAGTGTGCTGGACCAAGTGTTTCCCCGTTGGCTGATATGACTGATTATAGCAATGAGATAGAAGAGGAAATGATCAAAGCTGCTATTGAAGCTTCCAAGCGAGAAGCTCAGCAACAT GATATTCATGATCACCCAAAGTCGCCTGCAACTGATGATACTGATCTTGCACGAGCCGTTTCATTGTCCTTGAAG ACAGCAGAACAAGAGAGAGTGCTACGTCAACAGGGTGTGTATGTTGGAGAGAATCCATCTATTATGGAAGTAGATGATGCAGAAAAAGATGCTGCATTTAATGGAAG GCATGGATTTGTTTCAGCTGACACTGGAACCTCAAGTCAAGTGAAATCAGAGGAGGAAAATCCATTTGTTTTGGAAGAAAGTGAAGACATAGAGGAACAACCTTTAGTGAGACACCGTTCCAGGCATTTAACTCCTGCTAATGTAGATTCTGCAGACTCTGGACAAGTCAGCTATAGTGCTTCAGGTCCTCCACAGCCTATAGATAGGCACCCTCAGCATAATGGACATGTTTTTGAGAATGACGAG TGGGGTGGGATATCTTCCGAGGAGCATGATGAAGCTGTCATGCTTGAGGCTGCAATGTTCGGTGGTATTCCTGATGGAACATCATATCGTTTTGGATATCCACCTCGTCAAATGCCTCGTCCACCATCCCCTACACTTACAGCACAGCGCTTGTTAAGAGAGCAACAG GATGATGAGTATCTTGCAGCACTGCAAgctgatagagaaaaagaattgaagGCCCAGCAGGAGGCTCAACTTCGCCATTTGGAAGAGACTGCTGCCAGGGAAGCTGCTCTTCAGAAGCAGAAGCATGAAGAGGAGGAAAATCAAAAGAAACAGCTTGAGGAAGAG GAACTTGAGTTGAAGCTTGCTGCAAAGCAATCATTATTACCACAGGAGCCTTCTTTAGATGATGGAAATGCTGTGACTCTTCTCGTGCGTATGCCTGATGGAAGTAGGCGTGGACGTCGCTTTCTGAAATCTGACAAACTTCAG TTGCTTTTTGATTACATTGACGTTGGAAAGGTGGTTAAGCCCGGCTCCTACAGATTG GTGAGGCCATATCCTCGTCGTGCTTTCACCGAAGAAGAAACCCAACTATCCTTGAGCGAACTGGGCCTGACGAGCAAGCAAGAGGCACTGTTTCTAGAGTTgatttag
- the LOC135625988 gene encoding protein cornichon homolog 1-like produces MVFFWLTAFFLVVILIALVIHQLMCLADLEFDYINPYDVASRINKVIYPEFALQGVLGLLFLLSGNWLMFTFCVPIIYYNVRLYQRQQHLVDVTEIFNHLNREKKRRLFKLINLVIVLFLCLIWMIYSILEEAE; encoded by the exons ATGGTGTTCTTTTGgctcactgccttcttcctcgtcGTCATCCTCATCGCTCTCGTAATCCACCAG CTCATGTGCTTGGCAGACCTAGAATTTGATTATATCAATCCATATGACGTAGCTTCCCGGATAAATAAGGTGATATATCCAGAATTTGCCTTGCAAGGAGTCTTGGGTCTACTCTTTCTCTTGTCTGGAAATTGGTTGATGTTCACGTTTTGTGTTCCAATCATTTACTACAATGTGAGATT GTACCAGCGGCAGCAACATCTAGTAGATGTGACTGAGATCTTTAATCACCTCAACAGAGAAAAGAAAAGGCGTCTTTTCAAGCTCATCAATCTTGTTATTGTTCTCTTCTTGTGTTTGATTTG GATGATTTATAGCATATTGGAGGAGGCTGAATAG
- the LOC104000455 gene encoding plant UBX domain-containing protein 8 isoform X1 produces the protein MARFSRDAIDTFMSITGAPEAVALQKLEERGGDLNEAINAHFSEVDRVNTNQGSVPPREDLMQTDDAFDSGPLRPSFPLLSATRDVNPFSLLDSKFGLFSSLFDGGGASSFPRHGPRVSHPREVREIPIDFKDDNRGSGPSGVGPRIEEVTGNETAHGHEIHGTVIIDDEDDDGIQPTHGGHGVKSSADTSLGQCAGPSVSPLADMTDYSNEIEEEMIKAAIEASKREAQQHDIHDHPKSPATDDTDLARAVSLSLKTAEQERVLRQQGVYVGENPSIMEVDDAEKDAAFNGRHGFVSADTGTSSQVKSEEENPFVLEESEDIEEQPLVRHRSRHLTPANVDSADSGQVSYSASGPPQPIDRHPQHNGHVFENDEWGGISSEEHDEAVMLEAAMFGGIPDGTSYRFGYPPRQMPRPPSPTLTAQRLLREQQDDEYLAALQADREKELKAQQEAQLRHLEETAAREAALQKQKHEEEENQKKQLEEEELELKLAAKQSLLPQEPSLDDGNAVTLLVRMPDGSRRGRRFLKSDKLQLLFDYIDVGKVVKPGSYRLVRPYPRRAFTEEETQLSLSELGLTSKQEALFLELI, from the exons ATGGCGAGGTTCTCGCGGGATGCGATCGACACCTTCATGAGCATCACCGGCGCCCCCGAGGCCGTCGCGCTGCAGAAGCTCGAG GAACGTGGTGGGGACCTGAATGAAGCTATTAATGCTCACTTTAGCGAAGTAGATAGGGTTAA CACAAATCAAGGGTCTGTCCCTCCTCGTGAAGATTTGATGCAGACAGATGACGCTTTTGACAGTGGGCCTCTAAGGCCTTCTTTTCCATTATTATCTGCTACTCGAGATGTGAACCCATTTTCTCTGCTTGATTCAAAATTTGGCCTTTTTTCAAGCCTTTTTGATGGTGGAGGTGCTTCCAGTTTTCCTAGACATGGTCCACGTGTTTCTCACCCAAGGGAGGTAAGGGAAATTCCCATTGATTTCAAGGATGACAACAGAGGAAGTGGACCTTCTGGTGTAGGACCTAGAATTGAGGAGGTCACTGGAAATGAAACTGCACATGGTCATGAGATTCATGGCACTGTCATCattgatgatgaagatgatgatggcaTTCAACCTACTCATGGTGGTCATGGTGTTAAATCCTCTGCTGACACCTCTCTTGGTCAGTGTGCTGGACCAAGTGTTTCCCCGTTGGCTGATATGACTGATTATAGCAATGAGATAGAAGAGGAAATGATCAAAGCTGCTATTGAAGCTTCCAAGCGAGAAGCTCAGCAACAT GATATTCATGATCACCCAAAGTCGCCTGCAACTGATGATACTGATCTTGCACGAGCCGTTTCATTGTCCTTGAAG ACAGCAGAACAAGAGAGAGTGCTACGTCAACAGGGTGTGTATGTTGGAGAGAATCCATCTATTATGGAAGTAGATGATGCAGAAAAAGATGCTGCATTTAATGGAAG GCATGGATTTGTTTCAGCTGACACTGGAACCTCAAGTCAAGTGAAATCAGAGGAGGAAAATCCATTTGTTTTGGAAGAAAGTGAAGACATAGAGGAACAACCTTTAGTGAGACACCGTTCCAGGCATTTAACTCCTGCTAATGTAGATTCTGCAGACTCTGGACAAGTCAGCTATAGTGCTTCAGGTCCTCCACAGCCTATAGATAGGCACCCTCAGCATAATGGACATGTTTTTGAGAATGACGAG TGGGGTGGGATATCTTCCGAGGAGCATGATGAAGCTGTCATGCTTGAGGCTGCAATGTTCGGTGGTATTCCTGATGGAACATCATATCGTTTTGGATATCCACCTCGTCAAATGCCTCGTCCACCATCCCCTACACTTACAGCACAGCGCTTGTTAAGAGAGCAACAG GATGATGAGTATCTTGCAGCACTGCAAgctgatagagaaaaagaattgaagGCCCAGCAGGAGGCTCAACTTCGCCATTTGGAAGAGACTGCTGCCAGGGAAGCTGCTCTTCAGAAGCAGAAGCATGAAGAGGAGGAAAATCAAAAGAAACAGCTTGAGGAAGAG GAACTTGAGTTGAAGCTTGCTGCAAAGCAATCATTATTACCACAGGAGCCTTCTTTAGATGATGGAAATGCTGTGACTCTTCTCGTGCGTATGCCTGATGGAAGTAGGCGTGGACGTCGCTTTCTGAAATCTGACAAACTTCAG TTGCTTTTTGATTACATTGACGTTGGAAAGGTGGTTAAGCCCGGCTCCTACAGATTG GTGAGGCCATATCCTCGTCGTGCTTTCACCGAAGAAGAAACCCAACTATCCTTGAGCGAACTGGGCCTGACGAGCAAGCAAGAGGCACTGTTTCTAGAGTTgatttag
- the LOC135624528 gene encoding putative transferase At4g12130, mitochondrial has protein sequence MKDRQGIDPFSHVTSLSRLPRHTRPLSPQLPPPPPPQRRGGGAEERKKKKERNNSNKASKMSSFRFGSRFRTAFSSSFLRSVHSQTSPGRRLDDAGPLACRLESRSVLRFRGPDTVKFLQGLLTNDIRPLAARTPPTDSRVSQASYLPTPNLTYRSPPPIYAALLTPQGRFLYDLFLYRPPRPDEKLDGRTGSGPGSADSEEPFTLLADVDTAVVDDLLDCFKKYCLRSKVGIDNVDKEFSCWQRFGSHLSSNSASAEEPEAASVGWGGGVGYAGIAAAQGNDLSWQWFKDPRLNCLGFRGIFPTNATPPLVEADKEASEWHYLQWRLEKGIPEGSTEIPKGEAVPLEYNLVGLNAISFDKGCYVGQELVARTHHRGVIRKRLLPLKFVNDNGEDLQQAVSPNSDIVNYASDKKVGTVTTALGCCGMGLVRLEEVLKQSPNLRIEGQDEVRIKAMIPDWWPAEWTQVQEQQQSAAAA, from the exons ATGAAGGATCGCCAAGGAATAGATCCATTCTCGCACGTGACCTCACTGTCACGTCTTCCTCGCCACACGCGTCCGCTCTCGCCGCAGCTTCCTCCGCCTCCGCCCCCTcaacgacgaggaggaggagcagaagagaggaagaagaagaaggagaggaacaacagtaacaaagcaagtaagatgtCTTCTTTCCGTTTCGGATCGCGTTTCCGCACCGCCTTCTCCAGCTCCTTCCTCCGAAGCGTCCACTCTCAGACCTCGCCGGGGCGTCGCCTGGACGATGCGGGGCCCCTGGCCTGCCGCCTCGAGTCCCGCTCCGTGCTCCGATTCCGCGGCCCCGACACGGTCAAGTTCCTCCAGGGCCTACTCACCAACGACATCCGCCCCCTTGCGGCCCGCACCCCTCCCACTGACAGCCGCGTCTCTCAGGCCTCCTACCTCCCCACGCCTAATCTCACTTACCGTTCCCCGCCGCCGATATACGCTGCCCTGCTCACCCCCCAAGGAAGGTTCTTGTACGACCTTTTCCTGTACCGCCCCCCTCGGCCCGACGAGAAGCTCGATGGGCGGACTGGGTCGGGGCCCGGCTCGGCCGACTCTGAGGAGCCCTTCACTTTGCTCGCCGATGTCGACACCGCCGTCGTGGATGATCTTCTTGATTGCTTCAAGAA GTATTGTTTGAGATCAAAGGTTGGGATAGACAATGTGGACAAGGAATTCTCCTGCTGGCAACGATTTGGCAGCCACCTTTCTAGTAATTCAGCATCAGCTGAAGAACCTGAGGCTGCATCGGTTGGTTGGGGAGGAGGAGTTGGTTATGCTGGTATAGCTGCTGCACAAGGAAATGATCTTAGTTGGCAATGGTTCAAGGATCCTAGATTGAATTGCCTAGGATTTAGAGGAATCTTCCCCACTAATGCAACTC CACCCTTAGTGGAGGCTGATAAGGAAGCTAGTGAATGGCACTACCTACAGTGGAGGTTAGAGAAAGGAATTCCAGAAGGTTCCACTGAGATTCCAAAAG GTGAGGCAGTTCCTCTTGAATACAATCTTGTGGGGTTGAATGCCATCTCCTTCGATAAAGGATGCTATGTAGGTCAGGAGCTTGTTGCTCGGACACATCATCGAGGTGTCATCCGCAAGCGGTTGCTTCCACTGAAGTTTGTAAACGACAACGGAGAAG ACCTACAGCAAGCAGTATCGCCCAATTCAGACATAGTAAATTATGCTTCCGATAAAAAGGTCGGGACTGTGACAACAGCTCTCGGATGCTGTGGTATGGGACTGGTGAGACTGGAAGAGGTCCTCAAGCAGTCACCAAACCTGCGCATTGAGGGACAGGATGAAGTGAGAATCAAGGCCATGATACCGGATTGGTGGCCAGCAGAATGGACACAAGTGCAAGAACAACAACAAAGTGCTGCTGCTGCCTAG